A genomic region of Haliotis asinina isolate JCU_RB_2024 chromosome 1, JCU_Hal_asi_v2, whole genome shotgun sequence contains the following coding sequences:
- the LOC137284996 gene encoding cysteine sulfinic acid decarboxylase-like, translating into MGRTNKGNLCTNLHSRMEPESVTSGETRNGLDRRNFLAPPAKLMKFGKPEDTTMVSVDDNSSCGDVSELSDDSAVWGLRDMESLDEESCDSVTSGNSTTFRTQPAGHEDFLRDIFKVIMEDIVQKTGDREGKVIEWMAPEELSAKMDLEPQPMSESHEQLMDRVKDVIKYSVRTGHPHFVNQLFSSLDPYGLAGQLVTDALNCSLYTYEVAPVFTVMELAVLAKMRQLIGYEGGDGIFAPGGSIANIMALSCARQMAFPETKKRGLFGLPQLVLYTSELAHYSIRKAGCLLGFGDDNVRLVKTDAQGRMIPEDLEAQIEDTKQQGGRPFLVVATAGTTVFGAFDPISDIADVCVANGLWLHVDGAWGGGVLMSRRHRGLMEGVDRADSVTWNPHKLLGAPQQCSTFLTKHEGVLQEAHSAKASYLFQPDKFYDVSYDTGDKTFQCGRKVDVFKFWLMWKAKGTRGLEQHVNTLFDNTKYFVERLKVRDGFKLVVSEPQLTNVCFWYIPPSLRNVPEGPEFRARLHKVAPLIKERMIRTGSMMITYQPQKEHVNFFRLVLQSSGTTFEDMDYFLDQIESLGRGIIV; encoded by the exons ATGGGAAGGACGAACAAGGGAAATCTTTGCACAAATCTTCACTCAAGAATGGAACCAGAATCTGTCACCTCAGGAGAGACCAGGAATG GTTTGGACCGACGTAACTTCTTGGCTCCTCCTGCGAAACTCATGAAATTTGGGAAGCCTGAAGACACAACCATGGTGTCTGTAGACGACAACAGCAGTTGCGGAGACGTGAGCGAGTTGTCGGATGACAGCGCTGTCTGGGGTCTGAGAGACATGGAATCTCTTGATGAGGAGAGCTGCGATTCCGTCACTTCCGGTAACAGCACGACGTTCCGCACCCAGCCTGCCGGCCACGAGGACTTCCTGCGTGACATCTTCAAGGTTATCATGGAGGACATTGTTCAAAAGACCGGAGATCGAGAGGGCAAGGTCATTGAATGGATGGCACCTGAAGAGTTATCTGCCAAGATGGACCTGGAGCCTCAGCCGATGAGCGAGAGCCATGAACAGCTAATGGACAGGGTCAAGGACGTCATCAAATACAGCGTCAGAACCGGTCATCCTCATTTCGTCAACCAGCTGTTTTCCAGTCTGGACCCTTATGGTCTTGCTGGTCAACTCGTGACGGACGCTCTCAACTGCAGTCTTTACACTTACGAAGTCGCTCCCGTCTTTACCGTCATGGAACTGGCGGTGTTGGCGAAGATGAGACAACTGATTGGTTACGAGGGTGGAGACGGTATCTTTGCTCCCGGTGGATCTATTGCCAACATCATGGCGTTGAGCTGTGCCCGACAGATGGCGTTCCCCGAGACAAAGAAGCGGGGTTTGTTCGGGCTGCCACAGTTGGTTCTTTACACGTCCGAACTGGCCCACTACTCCATCAGGAAAGCAGGGTGTCTTCTAGGATTTGGGGATGACAACGTCAGACTGGTCAAGACTGATGCTCAAGGTCGGATGATCCCAGAGGACCTCGAGGCCCAGATTGAGGACACAAAACAGCAG GGTGGACGTCCGTTCTTGGTTGTAGCCACAGCAGGAACAACAGTGTTTGGCGCCTTCGATCCTATCAGCGACATCGCCGACGTGTGTGTCGCTAATGGTTTGTGGCTTCACGTGGACGGTGCTTGGGGAGGCGGCGTCCTCATGTCCCGACGTCATCGTGGGTTGATGGAAGGAGTGGATCGCGCGGACTCGGTCACATGGAACCCGCATAAGCTTCTAGGTGCCCCACAGCAATGTTCAACCTTCCTCACAAAACACGAGGGCGTGCTGCAGGAGGCTCATAGCGCTAAGGCATCTTACCTCTTCCAGCCAGACAAGTTCTACGACGTTAGTTACGACACCGGCGACAAAACGTTCCAGTGTGGCCGTAAGGTCGATGTCTTCAAGTTTTGGCTGATGTGGAAGGCCAAG GGCACACGAGGTTTAGAGCAACACGTCAACACATTGTTCGACAACACGAAGTATTTTGTAGAACGACTTAAAGTGCGAGACGGCTTCAAACTGGTTGTCTCCGAACCTCAACTGACCAATGTCTGCTTCTGGTATATCCCACCATCACTGAGGAATGTGCCGGAAGGTCCAGAATTCCGTGCTCGACTCCACAAGGTGGCGCCCCTAATCAAGGAGCGCATGATCCGCACAGGGTCCATGATGATCACCTACCAGCCACAAAAAGAGCATGTGAACTTCTTCCGGTTGGTGCTGCAGAGTTCAGGGACAACATTTGAGGACATGGACTACTTTCTCGACCAGATTGAATCACTCGGTCGTGGTATCATTGTGTGA
- the LOC137277479 gene encoding cysteine sulfinic acid decarboxylase-like codes for METATVNSDQPNGGSGKTLYSEVSGNCCDVSKRSDDSVILDRTGRLHLGMLSNNTTFQTKSAGHEDFLRDIFKVIMEDIVQKTGDREGKVNEWMAPEELSVKMDLEPQPMSESHEQLMDRVKDVIKYSVRTGHPHFVNQLFSSLDPYGLAGQLVTDALNCSEYTYEVAPVFTVMELAVLAKMRQLIGYEGGDGIFAPGGSIANIMALSCARQMAFPETKKRGLFDMPQLVLYASELAHFSITKAGCLLGFGHDNVRLVKTDPQGRMITADLEAQIEETKHQGGRPFLVVATAGTTVFGAFDPINDIADLCVANGLWLHVDGAWGGGVLMSRRHRGLMEGVDRADSVTWNPHKLLGAPQQCSAFLTKHEGVLQEAHSAHAPYLYQPDKCYDVSYDMGHKTFQCGRKVDVFKFWLMWKAKGTRGLEKHVNTLFDNTKYFVERLIVREGFKLVVSEPQLTNVCFWYIPPSLRKVPEGPEFRARLHKVAPLIKERMLRTGSMMITYQPQKEHVNFFRLVLQNSGTTFEDMDYFLDEIEKLGHDIIM; via the exons GTTCAGGCAAGACATTGTACAGCGAGGTCAGTGGTAACTGTTGCGACGTGTCGAAAAGGTCGGACGACAGTGTTATCTTGGACAGGACTGGCCGTTTACACCTTGGAATGTTATCCAACAACACAACATTCCAAACCAAGTCTGCAGGGCATGAGGATTTCCTGCGTGACATCTTCAAGGTCATCATGGAGGACATTGTCCAAAAGACCGGAGATCGAGAAGGCAAGGTCAATGAATGGATGGCACCTGAAGAGTTGTCTGTCAAGATGGACCTGGAGCCTCAGCCGATGAGCGAGAGCCACGAACAGCTAATGGACAGGGTCAAGGATGTCATCAAATACAGTGTTAGAACCGGTCATCCTCATTTCGTCAACCAGTTGTTTTCCAGTCTGGACCCTTATGGTCTTGCTGGTCAGCTCGTGACGGACGCTCTCAATTGCAGTGAGTACACCTACGAAGTTGCTCCCGTCTTTACCGTCATGGAACTGGCGGTGTTGGCGAAGATGAGACAACTGATTGGTTACGAGGGTGGAGACGGTATCTTTGCTCCCGGTGGATCTATTGCCAACATCATGGCGTTGAGCTGCGCCCGACAGATGGCTTTCCCCGAGACAAAGAAGCGGGGTTTGTTTGATATGCCACAGTTGGTGCTGTATGCGTCCGAACTGGCTCATTTCTCCATCACTAAAGCAGGGTGTCTTCTCGGATTCGGACATGATAACGTGAGACTGGTCAAAACTGACCCTCAAGGCCGGATGATTACCGCGGACCTTGAAGCCCAGATTGAGGAGACGAAACATCAG GGTGGACGTCCGTTCTTAGTCGTGGCCACAGCAGGAACAACAGTGTTTGGCGCCTTCGACCCAATCAACGACATCGCCGACTTGTGTGTCGCTAATGGTTTGTGGCTTCACGTGGACGGTGCTTGGGGAGGCGGCGTCCTCATGTCCCGACGTCATCGTGGGTTGATGGAAGGAGTGGATCGCGCGGACTCGGTCACATGGAACCCTCATAAGCTTCTAGGTGCTCCACAGCAATGTTCAGCATTCCTCACAAAACACGAGGGCGTGCTGCAGGAGGCTCACAGCGCCCACGCGCCCTACCTTTACCAACCCGATAAGTGCTACGACGTCAGTTACGACATGGGTCACAAGACGTTCCAGTGTGGCCGTAAGGTCGATGTCTTCAAGTTTTGGCTCATGTGGAAAGCTAAG GGCACACGAGGTTTGGAGAAACACGTCAACACATTGTTCGACAACACGAAGTATTTTGTAGAACGACTTATAGTGCGAGAAGGCTTCAAACTGGTTGTCTCAGAACCACAACTGACCAATGTCTGCTTCTGGTACATCCCGCCGTCACTGAGGAAAGTCCCGGAAGGTCCAGAATTCCGTGCTCGACTCCACAAGGTGGCGCCCCTAATCAAGGAGCGCATGCTCCGCACTGGGTCCATGATGATCACCTACCAACCACAAAAGGAGCATGTGAACTTCTTCCGGTTGGTGCTTCAGAATTCAGGGACAACATTTGAGGACATGGACTATTTTCTCGACGAGATTGAAAAGCTTGGCCATGACATAATTATGTGA
- the LOC137256288 gene encoding vacuolar protein sorting-associated protein 37B-like — translation MYNVYTSSQSPSHQTQAEEQALALLQHLDKSELERLLEDSAKLDDLVKDAHRPSVNEKDTLLTSNKSLAEFNLSLQPRLDDLKRQVATGYEEINTIKTTLGKDKAQLDMLVGEQSLDTMLALLQTEAAKSEEESEKMAEDFCDNKISVEDFVTQYITQRTVAHTRKVKVDKMTELLRNLHAENHPTLHRQQNVSMNASWHGSQPPGGTVSSPAPYPTNGSFRMPQPGYYNR, via the exons ATGTACAACGTATACACCTCCTCCCAGTCTCCGTCACACCAAACTCAAGCAGAAGAGCAGGCTCTGGCCCTGCTGCAACACCTGGACAAAAGTGAACTGGAGAGATTACTTGAAGATTCAGCCAAGTTGGATGACCTTGTGAAGGATGCACATCGG CCTTCTGTGAATGAGAAGGACACACTGCTGACCAGCAACAAGAGTCTGGCTGAGTTCAACCTGTCTCTACAGCCCCGATTGGATGACCTCAAACGGCAGGTTGCTACAGGTTACGAGGAAATAAACACCATAAAGACAACTCTGGGCAAGGACAAGGCTCAATTAG ATATGTTGGTAGGAGAGCAGTCCCTCGACACAATGTTGGCGTTGTTGCAGACTGAAGCTGCCAAATCGGAGGAAGAGTCTGAG AAAATGGCCGAAGATTTCTGTGACAACAAGATCTCAGTAGAGGACTTCGTGACCCAATACATCACCCAGAGAACTGTAGCTCACACACGGAAAGTCAAAGTAGACAAAATGACCGAACTTTTGCGTAACCTGCATGCAGAGAACCACCCAACACTGCACAGACAACAGAATGTGTCAATGAATGCATCCTGGCATGGCTCTCAGCCACCAGGGGGCACCGTTAGCAGTCCAGCACCTTACCCCACTAACGGCTCATTTAGGATGCCACAACCTGGGTACTACAACCGTTGA